Proteins encoded by one window of Enterococcus saccharolyticus subsp. saccharolyticus:
- a CDS encoding HdeD family acid-resistance protein, with translation MKERVNTYEKNRFDWSSLILGVLFLIVSLMAFQNPGSSLVAIVNYFAIKAIINGITSIFIRNQVKQVTGFKATALLILGILEVVLGIVLMFNLHVGIMALAYVFAMWFVIDSVRNLFMLSEARLISTAYYWFSIIVNIIGIFIGFSLFFDPIVSMLTLSFLVGFYLMLMGIFYVVRAFAK, from the coding sequence TTGAAGGAGCGAGTCAACACGTATGAAAAAAATCGTTTTGATTGGAGTAGCTTAATTTTAGGGGTATTATTTCTAATTGTATCGTTAATGGCTTTCCAAAATCCAGGTAGCAGTTTAGTGGCAATTGTCAACTATTTCGCTATTAAAGCAATTATTAACGGAATTACTAGTATTTTTATTCGTAATCAAGTAAAACAAGTGACTGGATTCAAAGCAACGGCCTTATTGATTTTAGGAATTTTGGAAGTCGTTTTAGGGATTGTGTTGATGTTTAATTTACATGTCGGAATTATGGCATTGGCTTACGTCTTTGCGATGTGGTTTGTGATTGATTCTGTCCGTAACTTATTCATGTTAAGTGAAGCCCGTTTAATCAGTACAGCTTATTACTGGTTTTCAATAATTGTTAACATTATCGGTATTTTTATTGGTTTTTCTTTATTTTTCGATCCAATTGTTTCGATGTTAACTTTGTCATTCTTAGTAGGCTTTTATTTAATGTTAATGGGCATTTTTTACGTTGTCCGTGCATTCGCAAAATAA
- a CDS encoding RnfABCDGE type electron transport complex subunit D produces the protein MPSYCQDSESEKLFQQATKFPKTQPNPHIRGNQETQNIMLMVILALLPALVFSGYLFGFSVYFNYLLAMITGISVEFLWFKWIKRPYQWDYSAMLTALLLGMNLPPSAPWYFPVIGTAFAIIVIKEFFGGLGYNFINPALGGRAFLVALFYQQMFAISWPDPPFSKLPSQPFDPAIDTLSGATPLAIMRAGETLSSHDLNTAFFGFVGGRAGETSAFLLLLGGAFLIYKKIISPRIPLIILGTIGLGAFVLGPEGWFTGSWQNIIGHIISGGAILGAFFMATDYASTPSTKFGENLFALGVGILVIIFRFFGLTNEGVSYGILIMNCFTPAIDRFLRLRVLGEGKQSPFNLKINV, from the coding sequence ATGCCTAGTTATTGTCAGGATTCTGAAAGCGAAAAACTTTTTCAACAAGCAACTAAGTTCCCTAAAACACAGCCTAATCCACACATCCGTGGCAATCAAGAAACGCAAAACATCATGCTCATGGTCATCTTAGCATTGCTTCCAGCCCTTGTATTTTCAGGTTATCTTTTTGGGTTTAGTGTCTATTTCAACTATCTCTTAGCAATGATAACAGGTATCTCAGTGGAATTTCTTTGGTTTAAATGGATAAAGCGACCTTACCAATGGGATTATAGCGCAATGTTAACCGCATTATTATTAGGCATGAATTTGCCTCCATCTGCTCCATGGTATTTTCCTGTTATTGGAACAGCATTTGCCATTATCGTCATCAAAGAATTCTTTGGCGGTTTAGGTTACAATTTTATCAATCCCGCACTAGGTGGAAGAGCGTTTTTAGTTGCTCTTTTTTATCAACAAATGTTTGCGATTAGTTGGCCTGATCCACCCTTTAGCAAACTGCCCTCACAGCCCTTTGACCCAGCTATTGATACACTATCAGGCGCTACCCCTTTGGCAATCATGCGTGCCGGTGAAACCTTATCATCCCATGATTTAAATACTGCTTTTTTCGGTTTTGTTGGCGGACGAGCTGGTGAAACAAGTGCGTTTCTTTTGTTGTTAGGCGGTGCATTTTTAATCTATAAAAAAATTATTTCACCTCGTATCCCCTTAATTATTCTAGGTACAATTGGCTTAGGTGCCTTTGTTTTAGGCCCGGAAGGATGGTTTACCGGTTCATGGCAAAATATCATTGGGCATATTATCAGTGGAGGGGCGATTCTAGGCGCATTTTTTATGGCAACAGATTATGCTTCCACGCCTTCAACTAAATTCGGTGAAAATCTCTTTGCTTTAGGTGTGGGTATTCTAGTAATTATTTTCCGATTCTTTGGTTTAACTAATGAAGGGGTCAGTTATGGTATTTTGATTATGAACTGCTTTACTCCTGCAATTGATCGCTTTCTACGGCTACGAGTATTAGGTGAAGGAAAACAAAGTCCCTTTAATTTAAAAATCAATGTTTAA
- the rsxC gene encoding electron transport complex subunit RsxC has product MKKKVTGGFSLSPPLKALKQKLEIQQSQVAIFEPNMVFIPLSQHIGAPAQPIVQPGDYVKQGQVIGESDAFVSAKVHASVSGKVLDITEWPNQNNETTQTIVIENDFTYDNDFLSTPFHWEETANDVIKQKIQQAGIAGKGGATFPTHVKFAIDETKKIDTLVLNGAECEPFLSSDALLMEQKAEQIIEGARIARKLLHDPVIIIGIEDDKPLAIAAMKKATAPYSFIQIEVLPTVYPTGGEKQLVEVLLDREVPLGKLTADIGVILMNVATSFAITEAVCWNKPLINRYTTVTGDVQHPQVIQSPIGTLAGELIDFAGGFQGAPSKVILGGPMMGRTVTTLRVPTTKGSNGVLVFNEDNDWLFTENPCIRCNKCVEACPMRLMPLSIDQYFRAGDYDKCDELLAEACISCGACTFVCPARRNLAATITDAKNKVIALKKEAMQHA; this is encoded by the coding sequence ATGAAGAAAAAAGTAACTGGTGGCTTTTCATTAAGCCCCCCATTAAAAGCGTTGAAGCAAAAACTAGAAATCCAGCAATCACAAGTAGCCATTTTTGAACCCAATATGGTATTTATCCCTTTGTCACAGCATATTGGTGCCCCTGCACAACCGATTGTTCAACCCGGTGATTATGTCAAACAAGGACAAGTTATTGGTGAATCCGATGCCTTTGTTTCTGCCAAAGTTCATGCTAGCGTTTCTGGAAAAGTCTTAGACATTACCGAGTGGCCCAATCAAAATAATGAGACCACACAAACCATTGTCATTGAAAATGATTTTACCTATGATAATGATTTCCTTTCAACACCCTTTCATTGGGAAGAAACAGCAAATGATGTCATCAAACAAAAAATTCAACAAGCTGGCATCGCTGGTAAAGGCGGTGCAACTTTCCCCACACACGTTAAGTTTGCAATTGATGAGACCAAAAAAATCGACACATTAGTATTAAATGGTGCCGAATGTGAACCTTTTTTAAGTAGCGATGCTTTATTAATGGAACAAAAAGCGGAGCAAATTATTGAAGGTGCTCGAATCGCACGTAAACTACTTCATGATCCTGTAATTATTATCGGCATTGAAGACGATAAACCTCTTGCTATTGCTGCGATGAAAAAAGCAACTGCCCCTTACTCTTTTATTCAAATCGAAGTCTTACCTACTGTCTATCCAACAGGTGGTGAAAAACAATTAGTTGAAGTTCTCTTAGATCGAGAAGTTCCTTTAGGTAAATTAACTGCTGACATTGGTGTTATTTTGATGAATGTCGCCACTAGTTTCGCCATCACTGAAGCTGTTTGTTGGAATAAACCATTAATTAATCGCTACACAACTGTTACTGGTGATGTACAGCACCCTCAAGTGATTCAAAGTCCAATTGGTACCTTAGCCGGTGAATTAATAGATTTTGCTGGTGGTTTTCAAGGAGCTCCTAGTAAAGTGATTTTAGGCGGTCCTATGATGGGACGAACGGTTACGACTTTGCGTGTTCCTACAACAAAAGGCAGCAACGGCGTGTTAGTTTTTAACGAAGATAACGATTGGCTGTTCACTGAAAATCCTTGTATCCGTTGCAACAAATGTGTAGAAGCTTGTCCAATGCGTTTAATGCCGTTAAGTATCGATCAGTATTTTCGCGCAGGTGATTATGACAAATGTGATGAATTGCTTGCAGAAGCCTGTATTAGTTGTGGTGCCTGCACATTTGTTTGCCCTGCGAGACGAAACTTGGCAGCGACTATTACAGACGCGAAAAATAAAGTAATCGCCTTAAAAAAGGAGGCGATGCAACATGCCTAG
- a CDS encoding HdeD family acid-resistance protein → MSKVIQQFQRYALLRSILYILTGIFAIMYPKEFTQGIIYLIAGYVAILGIMNLWSAYQEKRRSGYVGFEMTVGILLLVAATAILALAKPIFTIMTIFLGILIVLNGILRIVQGFNLKGLNQRYLPWIFYGALLVVGGLLLMFKAVASIMTLFGSLLIFMGISEIGGYIQIKRNLS, encoded by the coding sequence ATGAGTAAAGTGATTCAACAATTTCAACGCTATGCCTTATTACGTAGCATCCTTTATATTTTAACAGGGATATTCGCAATCATGTATCCAAAAGAATTCACACAGGGCATCATCTATTTAATTGCAGGTTATGTTGCAATTTTAGGTATCATGAATTTATGGAGTGCTTACCAAGAGAAACGTCGTTCTGGTTATGTTGGCTTTGAAATGACTGTCGGTATTTTATTACTAGTGGCAGCTACAGCTATCTTAGCCTTAGCGAAACCAATTTTTACGATTATGACGATTTTCTTAGGGATTCTGATCGTTCTTAATGGTATCTTACGAATTGTACAAGGATTTAATTTGAAAGGTTTAAACCAACGTTACTTACCATGGATTTTTTATGGTGCATTATTAGTCGTTGGTGGTTTGTTGTTAATGTTTAAAGCAGTAGCAAGCATTATGACGTTATTTGGAAGTCTATTAATTTTTATGGGAATTTCTGAAATTGGGGGCTACATTCAAATCAAACGCAACTTGTCTTAA
- a CDS encoding nitroreductase family protein encodes MTNFLNAIKSRRSIYALGRNVSLSETEIEDLIKEAVKASPSAFNAQSTRVVILFGDAHEKLWDLTEAALEPLTPVEAFEGTKQKLASFKAGFGTVLFFYNEETVTNLQEQFALYADNFPVWAEQSNGIATANTWTALSEAGLGASLQHYNPVIDDAVAKEWAIPANWKLRSQLVFGSKEAEAGEKEFLPESERFRVFK; translated from the coding sequence ATGACAAACTTTTTAAATGCAATCAAATCTCGTCGTTCAATTTATGCTTTAGGACGCAATGTTTCTTTATCTGAAACAGAAATTGAAGACTTAATTAAAGAGGCTGTAAAAGCAAGCCCTAGTGCATTCAATGCTCAATCAACACGTGTAGTTATTTTATTTGGCGATGCACATGAAAAATTATGGGACTTAACTGAAGCAGCTTTAGAACCATTGACTCCAGTGGAAGCTTTTGAAGGAACAAAACAAAAACTTGCTAGCTTTAAAGCTGGTTTTGGTACAGTCTTATTTTTCTACAATGAAGAAACGGTAACTAACTTACAAGAACAATTTGCTTTATATGCAGACAACTTCCCAGTTTGGGCGGAGCAATCAAATGGAATTGCCACTGCTAACACATGGACAGCTTTATCCGAAGCTGGACTAGGTGCAAGTCTCCAACATTACAATCCAGTGATTGATGACGCAGTAGCAAAAGAATGGGCTATTCCTGCAAATTGGAAATTACGCTCACAATTAGTCTTTGGTTCCAAAGAAGCTGAAGCAGGCGAAAAAGAATTTTTACCAGAATCTGAACGTTTCCGTGTATTTAAATAA
- a CDS encoding PD-(D/E)XK nuclease family protein, with translation MSLQFITGGGNTNHQQAIIELASEWLANPQQDVFFLVPNYNKFEREQELLAQLKQKQGSDEFTSIRGQVYSFNRLAWYFLQRTGQFGGAMISEVGSAMIMRKVLESVSEKLTIFRGEINKAGFIAQLIELYKEFQLGNIHAQDLQFGQQQTDFEMKMTEVKLIFSAYEEELMQRQLQIEQPIPMLTRYLTQTGEFSSNEEIPDLNKSLFIVSGFSNFSAQEQALLQVLMQRSHLCIDLYIENIHGELDAMELFFESKQTYKLLKNFAQTYQVPVLFDKKAHQLASVSEGYLTLENYWYHNKIKDSDKKTLKSFLESWKVETPEEELRQIGVEIRRLVASSAKTDRPIRYRDIQLVTLNPDIYYSLIPIVFDELAIPFYLDEDRKMEQHPLVEFIHALFALDKYYYRLSDIFRFLRTELYIPREMKETSKDWQEARDLFRYAVDITENKALSHHFQGNDWLKKDDWQLIEYDFEEKQFADTVSVEEQTNQVRRAFRRDIAAFFEKIKGVQTNYEALEVFYHFLVQQGIEAQLICWRNQEIERGHLEQARNHEQTWSALMDLMDEFAEIYGEDPFDYALFEEILSSGLANLTFGKIPTAIDQVKINPLDLARPMQAKVTFAIGLDETTFPRKIENKTLLSSEERAQLNEVLEENQYLRDHVGETLRNEPFVAYNVWLSAAEKLYITYAANRDTQQNIKMSPYLARLLDSTGIELQHRQSLTLESNPAHYIGTYRSLIRQLNSLYRQTQDVKVNLPNTWRWLEKQLRGEYKQLAERVFASQSHRNVPVSLPKETATALYGTEIHSSISRMETFYQCEYRYFVDYGLRLKERDIYGLNPAITGEFFHDALDRFLTVLIEKDISLNQLTASDRDRFVDHVLKEIFGEIRYNLLNRSARMNFIRHQLSKTIQRVTWALHKQGEKTQLTPVQTEVLFGQIAGKRGIPGLQLPLNSGGKLHLRGKIDRIDTAIVDGQPWLSVVDYKSSSREFDLTEAYYGLAMQLVTYLDVALTDAVELIGREDAKIAGAYYFHVHNPVMDNQKATDDERLKQYKYDGLFVDDAEVFPIYDDTLTKSKNSALFPIRKDKNETLQKISQSKDKFYTEEEINYLIQHNRQKMIDGGNRILSGEISLNPSYKMKDKKRACQHCPFRSVCTFDVMLQENEYHRMKQLSKEEIIERMREEKND, from the coding sequence TTGAGTTTGCAATTTATCACAGGTGGTGGGAATACCAATCACCAACAAGCAATTATTGAGTTGGCAAGTGAATGGCTCGCTAACCCCCAGCAAGACGTCTTTTTTCTAGTTCCCAACTATAATAAATTTGAACGTGAGCAAGAGTTACTTGCTCAATTGAAGCAGAAACAAGGTAGTGATGAATTTACATCCATTCGAGGGCAAGTCTACAGTTTTAATCGTTTGGCTTGGTACTTTTTACAGCGTACAGGACAATTTGGTGGAGCGATGATTTCTGAAGTAGGTTCTGCGATGATTATGCGTAAAGTGTTAGAATCCGTCTCAGAAAAATTAACCATTTTTCGAGGAGAAATTAATAAGGCAGGATTTATTGCGCAATTAATCGAATTGTACAAAGAATTTCAATTAGGAAATATTCATGCTCAAGATTTACAGTTTGGACAACAACAAACGGATTTTGAAATGAAAATGACAGAAGTAAAACTTATTTTTTCTGCCTATGAAGAAGAATTAATGCAACGTCAATTACAGATTGAGCAACCAATTCCAATGCTTACACGCTATTTAACACAAACCGGTGAATTCTCCTCAAATGAAGAAATTCCTGATTTAAATAAAAGTCTTTTTATTGTTAGTGGTTTTTCAAATTTTTCTGCACAAGAACAAGCACTACTACAAGTGTTAATGCAACGGAGTCATCTCTGTATTGATTTATATATTGAAAATATACATGGTGAATTAGATGCGATGGAGTTGTTTTTTGAATCCAAGCAAACATATAAACTTTTAAAAAACTTTGCACAAACCTATCAAGTACCCGTTCTTTTTGACAAAAAAGCACACCAATTAGCTTCTGTTTCAGAAGGGTATCTAACCTTAGAAAATTATTGGTATCATAACAAAATTAAGGATAGCGATAAAAAAACTTTAAAAAGTTTTTTAGAGAGTTGGAAAGTTGAAACACCTGAAGAAGAATTACGTCAAATTGGCGTAGAAATTCGGCGATTAGTCGCGTCTTCGGCAAAGACAGATCGACCGATACGCTATCGTGATATTCAGTTAGTGACATTAAATCCAGATATTTATTATTCATTAATTCCAATTGTTTTTGACGAATTAGCGATACCATTTTATTTAGATGAAGATCGTAAAATGGAGCAACATCCCTTAGTTGAGTTCATTCATGCGTTATTTGCGTTAGATAAATATTATTATCGTTTATCAGATATTTTCCGTTTTTTACGAACAGAATTATATATTCCTAGAGAAATGAAAGAAACGAGCAAAGATTGGCAAGAAGCACGTGATTTGTTTCGCTATGCAGTAGATATTACAGAAAACAAAGCGTTATCACATCACTTCCAAGGAAACGATTGGTTAAAAAAAGATGATTGGCAATTAATTGAATATGATTTTGAAGAAAAGCAATTTGCCGATACTGTATCAGTAGAAGAACAAACGAATCAAGTGCGTCGAGCATTTCGTCGAGACATTGCTGCTTTTTTTGAGAAAATTAAAGGAGTGCAAACGAACTATGAAGCACTTGAAGTTTTTTATCACTTTTTAGTGCAACAAGGAATTGAAGCGCAACTAATTTGTTGGCGAAATCAAGAAATTGAGCGTGGTCATTTAGAACAAGCGAGAAACCATGAACAAACATGGTCCGCTTTAATGGATTTAATGGATGAATTTGCTGAAATTTATGGCGAAGATCCGTTTGATTATGCATTGTTTGAAGAAATTTTATCTAGTGGTTTAGCGAACTTAACATTTGGTAAAATTCCTACAGCTATTGATCAAGTGAAAATTAATCCGTTAGATTTGGCAAGACCCATGCAAGCTAAAGTGACCTTTGCCATTGGGCTAGATGAGACAACTTTTCCTAGAAAGATTGAAAATAAAACTTTGCTTTCTAGTGAGGAACGTGCGCAGTTAAATGAAGTTTTAGAAGAGAATCAATATTTACGTGATCATGTGGGAGAAACATTGAGGAATGAACCTTTTGTTGCGTACAATGTTTGGTTATCTGCTGCAGAAAAGTTATATATCACTTATGCAGCGAATCGAGACACGCAACAAAATATCAAAATGTCGCCATATTTAGCACGGTTATTAGACAGTACAGGCATTGAATTGCAACATCGCCAAAGTTTAACGCTTGAAAGCAATCCCGCTCACTATATTGGGACGTACCGCAGTTTAATTCGTCAGTTAAATAGTTTGTATCGTCAAACACAAGATGTCAAAGTCAATCTACCAAATACTTGGCGTTGGTTAGAAAAACAATTACGTGGAGAATACAAACAGTTAGCAGAGCGGGTTTTTGCAAGCCAAAGTCATCGGAATGTTCCAGTTTCTTTACCAAAAGAAACAGCAACGGCATTATATGGCACAGAAATTCATAGTTCTATTTCGCGAATGGAGACCTTCTATCAATGTGAATACCGTTATTTTGTCGATTATGGGTTACGTTTGAAAGAACGCGATATTTATGGTTTAAATCCAGCGATTACTGGTGAATTTTTCCATGATGCTTTAGACCGTTTTTTAACAGTCTTAATTGAAAAAGATATTTCATTAAATCAATTAACTGCGAGTGACCGTGATCGTTTTGTCGATCATGTCTTAAAAGAAATCTTTGGTGAAATTCGTTACAACTTATTAAATCGTTCGGCACGAATGAATTTTATTCGTCATCAATTAAGTAAAACGATTCAACGAGTCACATGGGCCTTACACAAACAAGGGGAGAAAACACAACTTACACCCGTACAAACTGAAGTGTTGTTTGGGCAAATTGCTGGAAAACGTGGGATTCCAGGATTGCAACTACCTTTAAATTCTGGAGGGAAACTTCATCTACGTGGAAAAATTGACCGGATTGATACGGCAATTGTCGATGGTCAACCATGGTTATCGGTTGTTGATTATAAGTCAAGTAGTCGAGAGTTTGATTTAACCGAGGCCTATTATGGATTAGCGATGCAATTAGTTACCTATTTAGATGTTGCTTTGACGGATGCTGTTGAATTAATTGGTAGAGAAGATGCGAAAATTGCGGGTGCTTATTATTTCCATGTGCATAATCCGGTGATGGATAATCAAAAAGCAACCGATGATGAACGATTAAAACAGTATAAATATGATGGCTTGTTTGTAGATGATGCTGAAGTCTTTCCAATTTACGATGACACATTGACGAAATCGAAAAATTCAGCTTTGTTTCCGATTCGCAAAGATAAAAACGAAACATTACAAAAAATTAGTCAAAGTAAAGATAAATTTTATACCGAAGAGGAAATCAATTATTTAATTCAACATAATCGTCAAAAAATGATCGATGGTGGGAATCGTATTCTTTCGGGAGAAATTTCATTAAATCCTTCCTACAAAATGAAAGATAAAAAACGGGCATGTCAACACTGTCCCTTCCGGAGTGTATGTACCTTTGATGTTATGTTACAAGAAAATGAGTACCATCGGATGAAACAATTATCAAAAGAAGAAATTATTGAACGTATGAGGGAGGAAAAAAATGACTAA